TTAACCTTAATTATTTACTGAGCCTGTAAGTCTGCCATCCTTGCCAACGCCCAAGCCAACAAGCCCATAGTTTTTGTCTCGCCACATTCCCATCTTTGGGTAAAAATCTTAGGGCTTGCAATAAACCAAAGGCTTCTGATGTGCCGATCGCGATCGCCCAGATAGCAAACACCAATTTTTGTGAAGGGGACAAGTATCCTAATAGAGCCACCGTCTCATTATGCACCGCATTAATCGAAGCTTGAGCATTAAAAGAATTGCGCTGATCCTCGTCAAAACGCTGTGCAGGAAAGTGATCTACGGCAATTAGCGGATCGTAAATTAATTTCCATCCCTGCTGTCTCAAAGTCAAGGAGAAAACTACTTCAAAATGCACCTGTGCGCCCGATCCGCGCATTCTTTGATCGAAGCGTAAATCCGCGATCGCCTCACGCCGAAAACTCATATTCACACCCTTCAGCACATCCACTTCGCGTCCTGTGCCAATGCCAATATGGTGATTGCCAATCAAGCGCCCAAACCATTGCAATTTGCCCACTACAGGCTGAGAGCCATCCTCCAATTTTGTACCGTGATAGACCCAATCACGTCCACCAACACCACCAACTTTCTCATCTGCCAAATAATAAGCTTCCATTTTCTCTAGCCAATCAGGATGTGGGGCAGCATCATCATCGGTAAAAGCCACAATATCACCAGTCGCAGACTCCAGACCGATATTCATCGCCGCAATCACTCCAGAGGCTGTCACTGTGGCTGTATGTAAAGGCAAAGCTGCACGATCATAAGTTTCTAAGAATTGCCAAGTTTGGCGATCGGTATCACGCACAATTACCCACAGTTCATCGACAGGGCGAATTTGGGTTTTGAGAGCAGCTAAGCAACGGGCTAAGTCTGACGGACGTTGATAAGTCGGAACTACTACAGAGATTTTCATTGTTTTTTATGTCCTTCTATCTCCAATAGCTCATGCATAAAATCCGCAAAGCGATCGCTGATGACATCGTAGTCAAAATGTTTTTTTGCGACCTCTGGGGCAATTTTTGCCTTAGCCTCAAGCTCTTGCCATTGTAAATTGTCTAACCATCGCGCACAACGAATATGAAACTCTTTACTCGCGGGATGATATGCGGGTAAAGCCCAACCTGCAGAAGCGGCATAATCATAAAACCCGGGAATAGGACTCATGGCAACAGGTACACCACAGGCTAGATATTCGGGTAGTTTCGTGGTCAATCGAAAACTTCCTAACTCATCAAGGGTCTGGGTCACAAATCCAATGTTCATCACATTCATCGCCTCCACAACTTCCATTTGAGGCAATCTTCCCGTAAAGATAACCCGCGATCGCAGAGCTTCTGGAACTAGAGACTGAAGCCGTTCTTTTGCACTTCCATCTCCTACGATTAAAACCGTAATATCATCACGTTTGACCAATTTCAAAGCTTCAATCAATTCATAGCCATAGCTGTAGGACTGACGATTATTCCATAACAAACTACCCACCACGCCACAGACTAAATGATGTTCAGGAACACCAAACTTTTGGCGAAAACTAAGGCGCTCAGCAGCTGATTTGGGCTGAAACAACTCAAAGTCCGCTCCTCCTTCAATGGTAATTGCTCGCTTTGCCCCAAGTTTAATCGCCGCCCCTGTCAAATAAGGAGTCCACCCCAGAAAAGCAGTGCAATTCTTGTAAAGCGATCGCTCATATATTTCCATCATATTACCGATCAACAATCCCTTAGTCACCCGAAAGAAACCACCTATCGGATCACCAGTAGAGATCACATAGGGCTGTTGCCAAGATTTTGCTGCCCTGA
This genomic stretch from Pseudanabaena galeata CCNP1313 harbors:
- a CDS encoding glycosyltransferase, giving the protein MSKVPKVLCLNTGGEGSLDSRRSRSLGSKLQAEVTYHDLNLKVGKIAASQEVWQIVSASKWDLIYQEGSGIAGGINLIRAAKSWQQPYVISTGDPIGGFFRVTKGLLIGNMMEIYERSLYKNCTAFLGWTPYLTGAAIKLGAKRAITIEGGADFELFQPKSAAERLSFRQKFGVPEHHLVCGVVGSLLWNNRQSYSYGYELIEALKLVKRDDITVLIVGDGSAKERLQSLVPEALRSRVIFTGRLPQMEVVEAMNVMNIGFVTQTLDELGSFRLTTKLPEYLACGVPVAMSPIPGFYDYAASAGWALPAYHPASKEFHIRCARWLDNLQWQELEAKAKIAPEVAKKHFDYDVISDRFADFMHELLEIEGHKKQ
- a CDS encoding glycosyltransferase family 2 protein; this translates as MKISVVVPTYQRPSDLARCLAALKTQIRPVDELWVIVRDTDRQTWQFLETYDRAALPLHTATVTASGVIAAMNIGLESATGDIVAFTDDDAAPHPDWLEKMEAYYLADEKVGGVGGRDWVYHGTKLEDGSQPVVGKLQWFGRLIGNHHIGIGTGREVDVLKGVNMSFRREAIADLRFDQRMRGSGAQVHFEVVFSLTLRQQGWKLIYDPLIAVDHFPAQRFDEDQRNSFNAQASINAVHNETVALLGYLSPSQKLVFAIWAIAIGTSEAFGLLQALRFLPKDGNVARQKLWACWLGRWQGWQTYRLSK